The proteins below are encoded in one region of Ostrea edulis chromosome 3, xbOstEdul1.1, whole genome shotgun sequence:
- the LOC125676766 gene encoding heavy metal-binding protein HIP-like yields the protein MIPMVMLRLILVLVVILTELYAKETTQDFISKYNKYNTVCRGMGYKTKSCKGRDHGIVAFHARTSSSLQTLGSQAVVVFGKITLNSGSAYNSNTGIFTAPTDGIYSFTWTILTNIGSYFNTQIVINGKLVGYNLADGKSGSSQHESSSATAVIRMKKDRVWIRTHGQDGKYAYASWSSFSGFQL from the exons GATTCCCATGGTTATGCTCAGGCTGATATTAGTCTTAGTGGTTATATTGACTGAACTGTATGCAAAAGAAACCACACAGGATTTCATCAGTaaatacaacaaatacaacacTGTCTGTCGAGGAATGggatacaaaacaaaaagttGCAAAGGAAGAGATCATG GAATCGTTGCTTTCCATGCCCGAACTTCGTCCTCTCTTCAAACTCTCGGTAGCCAGGCTGTAGTTGTGTTCGGGAAAATAACTCTAAACTCTGGATCTGCGTATAACAGTAACACAGGGATATTCACAGCACCAACAGATGGTATCTACTCTTTTACATGGACTATTTTGACGAACATTGGGTCATATTTTAACACACAAATTGTCATTAATGGAAAACTAGTTGGTTACAATCTTGCTGACGGTAAATCTGGCAGTTCCCAGCACGAGTCTTCCTCAGCAACAGCAGTGATTAGAATGAAGAAGGACAGAGTCTGGATAAGGACACATGGTCAAGATGGGAAATATGCATACGCGAGCTGGTCGTCCTTCTCTGGGTTtcaattgtaa